The proteins below come from a single Parazoarcus communis genomic window:
- a CDS encoding DUF3429 domain-containing protein — MNSFPDSRPQAVAWLGYGGLLPFVMLTALLAVDVDGGAFFREALIGYGAVILSFVGALHWGFAMVLSRLTAPQRTEAFVWSTVPALLAWPAIWLADSVAVPVLVCGFIAHYVQDLRLARRAELPAWYLPLRLQLSVVACACLSVSLLLGQVGR; from the coding sequence ATGAATTCGTTTCCTGATTCCCGGCCGCAGGCGGTTGCATGGCTGGGTTATGGCGGCCTGTTGCCATTCGTGATGCTGACGGCGCTGCTTGCTGTCGATGTTGATGGGGGCGCGTTCTTCCGTGAAGCCCTGATTGGGTACGGCGCGGTGATCCTCAGCTTTGTCGGCGCCCTGCATTGGGGCTTCGCAATGGTCCTTTCAAGGCTTACCGCCCCGCAACGCACGGAGGCCTTTGTCTGGAGCACGGTGCCGGCGCTGCTGGCGTGGCCGGCAATCTGGCTGGCAGACAGCGTTGCGGTACCCGTCCTGGTTTGCGGATTCATCGCCCATTACGTGCAGGATCTTCGCCTTGCACGGCGCGCGGAGTTGCCGGCCTGGTATCTGCCTTTGCGCCTGCAGCTGAGTGTCGTGGCGTGTGCGTGTCTTTCCGTCAGCCTGCTGCTGGGTCAGGTGGGGCGCTGA
- a CDS encoding NAD-glutamate dehydrogenase: MPASTDAASNSQIEDVVALIHAKLPADQAEAAEPFVRKYFSQVDVDDLAERDVADLYGAVLSHWQFVRQHDDGLKLRVYNPRIDEHGWESTHTVIEMVGKDMPFLVDSIGIEVNRQGLTLHLIIHPVIPVIRDAQGLLVRVADAADEDGAHYESIIHVEVDRRTNPDELDAIRTGITRVLQDVNAAVADWPAMKQRLDDVIAETATTTAPETPEDIAEAHAFLEWMADDNFVLLGCRDYDLVSEAGENELRIRSGSGIGLLRESGDSLQSQSFAALPPQLKAQAHLPTLLTITKSNTRSTIHRQGYLDHVSVKTFDAEGRVTGERRIIGLLTSTAYNTNPKRIPLLRRKLQTVIAQAGLLPGSHAGKALATILEQYPRDELFQSSTDELFNTATGILRLGERQRIRLFVRCDAFARFVSCLIYVPRENYNTEQRKRMQAVLMESFAGVASEFEVHFSESALARVLITVRTKDSTIPPFDVREVEARLVSVARRWEDGLQQALLEHHGEERGMSLCRRYLNAFPAGYREDYAARNAVHDIELMESIEANDGLAMNLYVPLEAPAGRLHFKLLYADTPVPLSLSLPMLERTGVKVVEERPYRIERQDGSLVWMHDFGMTFAGVDKLNLEQLRPLFHAVFRRAWQGAIENDDFNRLTLLASLDWREISMLRAYAKHMKQAAFTFSQTYMEQTLANYPALTAQLARLFRARFDPAGESGRSARCERIVEEINATLDSVANLDEDRILRQFLAMIQATLRTNFYQPGKDGEPKPYLSFKLDPSQIPNLPQPKPMFEIFVYSPRIEGVHLRGGKVARGGLRWSDRMEDFRTEILGLVKAQIVKNAVIVPVGSKGGFVVKNAPTSGGREAMQAEGIACYRIFLSGLLDLTDNLVQGKVVPPENVVRHDEDDPYLVVAADKGTATFSDIANGVASDYGFWLGDAFASGGSVGYDHKKMGITARGAWESVKRHFREMGINTQEEAFTVVGVGDMSGDVFGNGMLLSKQIKLLAAFDHRHIFIDPSPDPETSWNERARLFALPRSSWEDYDAKLISAGGGIWPRSVKSIALTPQMREILGTDAEFLPPSELMRCILKAPADLLYNGGIGTYIKASSETDASVGDRANDAIRVNGNELQCKVVGEGGNLGATQLGRIEFALKGGRICTDAIDNSGGVDCSDHEVNIKILLNAVMTEGELTEKQRNKLLLEMTDEVADLVLRDNYFQTQNLSVARTRGVELLDEQARYMRKLGNAGRLNRKLEFLPFDEEIAERKIAHTGLTSPELAVLLAYSKIELYDAVLASNLPEDPFISQALMRYFPKALCERYADHIQRHPLQREIIATHVINSMINRVGATFVSRLQEETGATAPDIVRAYLATREVFHLVSLWEEIEALDNQVADAVQTAMIIDSSRLVLRGTLWFLRHPELTRDLSVTLERFRPGATELAHTLHEVVTPAYRAELDQMAGSYIEQGVPESLAQRVAGLGELYSALDLVEVAAETGRAQQIVASVYFALGGRFDLHWLGKQISALPAETHWQGLARTALRDDLSAQARHLAGNVLRLSPDLDDPEALVAAWENQRCTQIERSRLLFADIKSSTVIDMPMLSVTLRELRNLA; the protein is encoded by the coding sequence ATGCCCGCATCCACCGACGCAGCCAGCAACAGCCAGATCGAAGACGTCGTGGCACTGATCCACGCAAAACTGCCCGCTGACCAGGCCGAAGCAGCTGAACCATTCGTTCGCAAGTACTTCAGCCAGGTCGATGTCGATGACCTCGCCGAGCGCGACGTCGCCGATCTGTACGGCGCGGTGCTGAGCCACTGGCAGTTTGTGCGGCAACACGACGATGGCCTGAAGCTGCGGGTGTACAACCCCCGTATCGACGAGCACGGATGGGAGTCCACCCACACGGTCATCGAAATGGTCGGCAAGGACATGCCCTTCCTCGTCGATTCGATCGGCATCGAGGTCAATCGGCAGGGACTCACCCTGCACCTGATCATTCACCCGGTCATCCCGGTGATACGCGATGCACAGGGACTCCTCGTCAGGGTTGCGGATGCAGCCGATGAAGACGGCGCACACTACGAGTCGATCATCCATGTCGAAGTCGACCGCCGCACCAATCCGGACGAACTGGATGCGATCCGGACCGGCATCACCCGCGTGCTCCAGGATGTGAACGCCGCAGTTGCCGACTGGCCGGCCATGAAACAGCGTCTCGACGACGTGATTGCCGAAACTGCCACCACCACGGCCCCGGAAACCCCGGAGGACATCGCCGAAGCCCACGCCTTCCTGGAATGGATGGCGGATGACAACTTCGTGCTGCTCGGCTGTCGCGACTACGATCTGGTCAGCGAAGCCGGTGAAAACGAGTTGCGCATTCGCAGCGGCTCCGGCATCGGCCTGCTGCGTGAATCGGGCGACAGCCTTCAATCCCAATCATTCGCGGCCCTGCCGCCCCAGCTCAAGGCGCAGGCCCACCTCCCAACCCTGCTGACCATCACAAAGTCGAATACACGCTCGACCATCCACCGTCAGGGCTATCTCGACCACGTCAGCGTCAAGACTTTCGACGCCGAGGGGCGTGTCACCGGCGAGCGTCGCATCATCGGCCTGCTCACCTCCACCGCCTACAACACCAACCCCAAACGCATCCCGCTACTCCGGCGCAAACTGCAGACCGTGATCGCACAGGCGGGCCTGCTGCCAGGCAGCCACGCTGGCAAGGCGCTGGCAACAATTCTCGAGCAGTATCCGCGCGATGAGCTGTTTCAGAGCTCGACCGACGAGTTGTTCAACACCGCGACCGGCATCCTCCGTCTCGGCGAGCGTCAGCGCATCCGTCTGTTCGTGCGCTGCGATGCCTTTGCCCGCTTCGTTTCCTGCCTGATCTACGTCCCGCGGGAGAACTACAACACCGAGCAGCGCAAGCGCATGCAGGCGGTGCTCATGGAGTCCTTTGCCGGCGTTGCATCCGAATTCGAGGTGCACTTCTCCGAATCCGCCCTGGCCCGGGTGCTGATTACCGTCCGCACCAAAGACTCGACGATTCCGCCCTTTGACGTACGCGAGGTCGAAGCTCGCCTGGTCAGCGTGGCGCGACGCTGGGAAGACGGCCTGCAGCAGGCCTTGCTAGAACATCACGGGGAAGAGCGGGGCATGTCGTTGTGCCGGCGTTACCTCAACGCATTTCCCGCCGGCTACCGCGAGGACTACGCTGCGCGCAACGCGGTGCACGACATCGAACTCATGGAGTCGATCGAGGCCAACGACGGTCTGGCCATGAACCTGTACGTGCCGCTTGAGGCGCCTGCCGGCCGCCTCCACTTCAAGCTGCTCTATGCGGATACGCCAGTCCCGCTCTCGCTGAGCCTGCCCATGCTGGAGCGCACCGGAGTCAAGGTGGTCGAAGAGCGCCCTTACCGCATCGAGCGCCAGGACGGCTCCCTGGTGTGGATGCACGACTTCGGCATGACCTTTGCCGGCGTCGACAAACTGAATCTGGAACAACTGCGACCGCTGTTTCACGCTGTGTTCCGGCGCGCCTGGCAAGGCGCGATCGAGAACGACGACTTCAACCGCCTGACCCTGCTGGCCAGCCTCGACTGGCGCGAGATCAGCATGCTGCGCGCCTACGCCAAGCACATGAAGCAGGCAGCCTTCACTTTCAGCCAGACCTACATGGAGCAAACCCTGGCCAACTACCCGGCGCTCACCGCGCAGCTGGCCAGGCTGTTCCGCGCGCGCTTCGACCCCGCCGGAGAGAGCGGACGCAGCGCCCGCTGCGAGCGTATCGTGGAAGAGATCAACGCCACCCTCGACAGCGTTGCGAACCTCGACGAGGATCGCATCCTGCGTCAGTTCCTGGCCATGATCCAGGCCACGCTGCGCACCAACTTCTACCAGCCCGGCAAGGACGGCGAACCCAAGCCCTACCTTTCGTTCAAGCTTGACCCCTCGCAGATTCCCAACCTGCCGCAGCCTAAGCCGATGTTCGAGATCTTCGTCTACTCGCCGCGGATCGAAGGGGTGCACCTGCGCGGCGGCAAGGTCGCACGTGGCGGCCTGCGCTGGTCGGACCGGATGGAAGACTTCCGAACCGAGATTCTCGGCCTGGTGAAAGCTCAGATCGTCAAGAATGCCGTGATCGTACCGGTGGGATCCAAGGGTGGCTTCGTCGTCAAGAACGCACCCACGAGCGGCGGTCGCGAAGCCATGCAGGCCGAAGGCATTGCCTGCTACCGCATCTTCCTGTCCGGCCTGCTCGATCTCACGGACAACCTGGTGCAGGGCAAGGTAGTACCGCCCGAGAACGTGGTCCGCCATGACGAGGACGACCCCTATCTGGTGGTCGCGGCCGACAAGGGCACGGCAACCTTCTCCGACATCGCCAATGGCGTGGCGAGCGACTATGGCTTCTGGCTCGGCGACGCCTTCGCCTCGGGCGGATCGGTCGGCTATGACCACAAAAAGATGGGGATCACCGCTCGCGGCGCCTGGGAATCGGTCAAGCGCCACTTCCGCGAGATGGGCATCAACACCCAGGAGGAAGCGTTCACGGTGGTGGGTGTCGGCGACATGTCGGGCGACGTGTTCGGCAACGGCATGCTGTTGTCGAAACAGATCAAGCTGCTTGCCGCCTTCGACCACCGCCATATCTTCATCGACCCCAGCCCCGATCCGGAAACCAGCTGGAACGAACGCGCCCGCCTCTTCGCCCTGCCGCGCTCATCGTGGGAGGACTACGATGCCAAGCTGATCTCCGCTGGCGGCGGAATCTGGCCACGGAGCGTAAAGTCGATCGCCCTGACCCCGCAGATGCGCGAGATCCTGGGTACCGACGCCGAGTTTCTGCCCCCCTCCGAACTGATGCGCTGCATCCTCAAGGCACCTGCCGACCTGCTCTACAACGGCGGCATCGGCACCTACATCAAGGCCAGCAGCGAAACCGACGCCTCGGTAGGTGACCGTGCCAACGATGCAATCCGCGTGAATGGCAACGAACTGCAGTGCAAGGTCGTCGGCGAAGGCGGCAATCTGGGGGCCACCCAGCTCGGCCGTATCGAGTTCGCACTGAAGGGCGGCCGCATCTGCACCGATGCCATCGACAACTCGGGCGGCGTGGATTGCTCGGACCACGAGGTCAACATCAAGATCCTGCTCAATGCGGTGATGACCGAGGGCGAACTCACCGAGAAGCAGCGCAACAAGCTGCTGCTTGAAATGACCGATGAAGTGGCCGACCTGGTCTTGCGCGACAACTACTTCCAGACGCAGAACCTGTCTGTCGCAAGAACCCGCGGCGTCGAACTGCTCGACGAGCAGGCGCGTTACATGCGCAAGCTGGGCAACGCCGGGCGCCTCAACCGCAAACTCGAGTTCCTGCCCTTCGACGAGGAAATCGCCGAGCGCAAGATTGCGCATACCGGCCTGACCTCCCCCGAACTCGCAGTGCTGCTGGCCTACAGCAAGATCGAGCTATACGACGCGGTGCTTGCATCGAATCTGCCGGAGGATCCCTTCATCTCGCAGGCCCTGATGCGCTACTTCCCGAAAGCCCTGTGCGAGCGCTACGCCGATCACATTCAGCGTCACCCGCTGCAGCGCGAGATCATTGCCACGCACGTCATCAACAGCATGATCAACCGCGTCGGCGCCACATTCGTAAGCCGCCTGCAGGAAGAAACCGGCGCGACCGCCCCTGACATTGTTCGCGCCTATCTGGCAACGCGGGAGGTGTTCCACCTGGTCTCGCTGTGGGAGGAAATCGAAGCGCTCGACAACCAGGTGGCGGACGCCGTGCAGACGGCCATGATCATCGACTCCAGCCGTCTCGTACTGCGCGGCACGCTGTGGTTCCTGCGCCATCCCGAACTCACCCGCGACCTCTCGGTCACGCTCGAGCGCTTCCGCCCCGGCGCGACCGAACTCGCCCACACCCTGCACGAGGTCGTCACCCCCGCTTACCGCGCAGAGCTCGACCAGATGGCAGGCAGTTACATCGAACAAGGCGTACCCGAGTCACTTGCGCAACGGGTTGCGGGGCTCGGCGAGCTCTACTCGGCACTCGACCTGGTGGAAGTGGCTGCAGAAACTGGGCGCGCTCAGCAGATCGTCGCCAGCGTGTACTTCGCGCTCGGCGGTCGCTTCGACCTGCACTGGCTGGGCAAACAGATTTCCGCCCTGCCCGCCGAGACGCACTGGCAAGGCTTGGCGCGAACCGCACTGCGGGACGACCTCTCCGCGCAGGCGAGACACCTCGCCGGAAACGTCTTGCGCCTGTCGCCCGATCTGGACGACCCGGAGGCCCTGGTCGCCGCATGGGAGAACCAGCGCTGCACCCAGATCGAACGCAGCCGCCTGCTCTTTGCCGACATCAAGAGCTCGACCGTCATCGACATGCCGATGCTGTCGGTCACACTGAGGGAGTTGCGCAACCTGGCGTAA
- a CDS encoding DUF2256 domain-containing protein encodes MLKKSDLPTRICACCSRPFTWRKKWARCWEEVKYCSVRCSRQRKADA; translated from the coding sequence ATGCTCAAGAAATCCGATTTACCGACCAGGATCTGCGCGTGCTGCAGTCGTCCCTTCACCTGGCGAAAGAAGTGGGCGCGCTGCTGGGAAGAGGTCAAATACTGCTCCGTCCGCTGCAGCAGGCAGCGCAAGGCTGACGCATGA
- the hemA gene encoding glutamyl-tRNA reductase: MQLYALGLNHHTAPLAIRERVAFQPERLDQALHDLTQGSAVREAAILSTCNRTELYFAAEQPQHAADWLADFHRLPLNEVAPYLYSHPERDAIRHVFRVASGLDSMVIGEPQILGQVKDAVRRAEQAGTMGTLLHKLFQSTFAVAKEVRSTTAIGANTVSMAAAAVNLTERIFGQVSDQHVLFIGAGEMVELCAAHFAGANPKSMTVANRTEERALAVAGRFGADTMRIDRIGEMLPRFDVVVSCTASPLPIVGLGMAERAVKARRHRPMVMVDLAVPRDIEPEIAGLDDVFLYTVDDLAQVVDAGMESRQQAVIEAEGIIDTRVDGFLHWMQVRGAVPTIRALRQHAEGVREAEVERALRLLARGDDPQQVLEALSHGLTNKLMHGPTRFLNQSEGEQHAEAGRLVQQLFNLPSHH; this comes from the coding sequence ATGCAACTCTACGCTCTCGGCCTGAATCACCATACCGCACCGCTCGCCATTCGTGAGCGCGTGGCGTTTCAGCCTGAGCGGCTCGACCAGGCGCTGCATGACCTGACGCAGGGGTCGGCCGTGCGCGAAGCGGCGATTCTGTCCACCTGCAACCGCACTGAGCTGTATTTTGCCGCCGAGCAACCGCAGCACGCGGCCGACTGGCTTGCCGATTTCCATCGGCTGCCGCTCAACGAGGTTGCCCCCTATCTTTACTCGCATCCCGAGCGCGACGCCATCAGACATGTATTCCGGGTGGCGAGCGGGCTCGATTCCATGGTGATTGGCGAGCCCCAGATTCTCGGGCAGGTCAAGGATGCCGTTCGGCGTGCAGAGCAGGCCGGGACCATGGGCACCTTGCTGCACAAGTTGTTCCAGAGCACCTTCGCCGTTGCCAAGGAAGTGCGCTCGACGACGGCAATCGGGGCCAATACGGTGTCGATGGCTGCGGCGGCGGTCAACCTCACCGAACGCATTTTTGGTCAGGTGTCCGACCAGCACGTGCTGTTCATCGGTGCGGGCGAGATGGTCGAGCTCTGTGCGGCTCACTTTGCTGGCGCAAACCCCAAGTCGATGACGGTTGCCAATCGCACCGAGGAGCGCGCACTTGCGGTGGCCGGCCGGTTCGGCGCGGACACCATGCGCATCGACCGCATCGGCGAGATGCTGCCGCGCTTCGACGTCGTTGTGTCCTGTACGGCCTCGCCCTTGCCGATCGTCGGCCTGGGCATGGCCGAACGTGCGGTCAAGGCGCGCCGTCATCGCCCGATGGTGATGGTCGATCTTGCCGTGCCGCGCGACATTGAACCAGAGATCGCGGGGCTGGATGATGTCTTCCTCTATACGGTCGACGACCTGGCCCAGGTGGTCGACGCAGGCATGGAGTCGCGGCAGCAGGCCGTGATCGAGGCCGAGGGCATCATCGATACGCGCGTCGATGGTTTCCTGCACTGGATGCAGGTCCGCGGTGCGGTGCCGACCATCCGCGCACTGCGTCAGCACGCTGAGGGCGTTCGCGAAGCCGAGGTTGAGCGCGCGCTCCGTCTGCTCGCTCGGGGCGATGACCCGCAGCAGGTGCTTGAGGCGCTGTCGCATGGCCTCACCAACAAGTTGATGCACGGCCCCACGCGCTTCCTGAACCAGTCCGAAGGCGAGCAGCATGCCGAGGCCGGGCGGCTCGTTCAGCAACTCTTCAATCTTCCGTCTCACCACTAG
- the grxD gene encoding Grx4 family monothiol glutaredoxin encodes MDTQDVIREQVTTNPVVLYMKGTPQFPQCGFSSTAVQILSACGVKNLHTVNVLADEAIRQGIKQFANWPTIPQLYVNGEFVGGSDIMREMYQSGEMQQMLKDAGIVEA; translated from the coding sequence ATGGACACTCAGGACGTCATCCGCGAACAAGTCACCACCAACCCCGTCGTGCTCTACATGAAGGGTACGCCGCAGTTCCCGCAGTGCGGCTTTTCGTCGACCGCAGTGCAGATTCTCAGCGCATGTGGCGTGAAGAATCTCCACACCGTGAACGTGCTCGCAGACGAAGCCATCCGCCAGGGCATCAAGCAGTTCGCCAACTGGCCGACCATTCCGCAGCTCTACGTTAACGGCGAGTTTGTCGGCGGATCGGACATCATGCGTGAGATGTACCAGAGCGGCGAGATGCAGCAGATGCTGAAGGATGCAGGTATCGTCGAAGCCTGA
- the prmC gene encoding peptide chain release factor N(5)-glutamine methyltransferase gives MSAMTDIAGALGWAKQRIDLMEARVLLRHVLQCPASRLIAWPETRLEPEDWARYRELVERRVAGEPVAYLTGEREFYGREFMVTPAVLIPRPDTELLVELAVAHVSGMQRARLLDLGTGSGALAITLALELEGADVTAIDRSREALWVAMANAARLGASVSFVQSDWFAGLGEERFQLIVANPPYIASADEHLEQGDLRFEPRTALAAGPAGLDDLAEIVARAPAHLEAEGWLFLEHGYDQASAVRGLLADAGFAAIASWKDLAGIERVSGGRWLGRV, from the coding sequence ATGAGCGCGATGACCGACATCGCCGGAGCCCTCGGCTGGGCAAAGCAGCGCATCGACCTGATGGAGGCGCGTGTGCTGTTGCGCCACGTGCTCCAGTGCCCGGCGTCGCGCCTGATCGCGTGGCCCGAGACCAGGCTCGAGCCCGAAGACTGGGCCCGTTACCGCGAGCTGGTCGAGCGCCGCGTAGCCGGCGAGCCCGTGGCCTACCTCACCGGCGAGCGCGAGTTCTACGGGCGCGAATTCATGGTCACCCCCGCCGTGCTGATTCCCCGCCCGGATACCGAACTGCTGGTCGAACTGGCCGTGGCACATGTTTCGGGCATGCAGCGAGCGCGTTTGCTCGATCTGGGCACGGGGTCGGGCGCGCTCGCCATTACGCTTGCGCTCGAACTCGAGGGCGCGGATGTCACCGCAATCGACCGCTCGCGCGAGGCGCTGTGGGTGGCGATGGCCAATGCCGCGCGTCTGGGGGCGAGCGTGTCCTTCGTGCAAAGCGACTGGTTTGCCGGACTGGGCGAGGAGCGCTTCCAGCTCATCGTCGCCAATCCGCCCTATATCGCATCGGCCGATGAGCATCTGGAGCAGGGCGACCTGCGTTTCGAGCCCCGCACCGCGCTTGCTGCCGGGCCTGCGGGTCTCGATGATCTGGCAGAAATCGTCGCCCGCGCACCGGCCCATCTGGAGGCAGAGGGCTGGCTCTTCCTTGAGCACGGCTACGATCAGGCGTCGGCCGTGCGGGGTCTGCTGGCAGATGCGGGTTTTGCTGCGATTGCCTCGTGGAAGGATCTTGCCGGTATCGAACGGGTATCAGGCGGACGCTGGCTTGGCCGCGTCTGA
- the prfA gene encoding peptide chain release factor 1, with amino-acid sequence MKQSIRDKLEHLTGRLEELDRELSSEDGARDMNAFRDLSRERSEIEPVVALYQSCRQAEADCATAREMLDDPEMRELGRMELESGEARIAELEDALQLALLPRDPNDERNLFLEIRAGTGGDEAALFAGDLLRMYTRFAERQRWKVEIVSANESDLGGYREVIARVVGNGAYSKLKFESGGHRVQRIPVTETQGRIHTSACTVAVMPEADELDAIEINPADLRIDTFRASGAGGQHINKTDSAVRITHVPTGLVVECQDDRSQHRNKAQAMAVLAARLNDAQLRARQASEAATRKSLVGSGDRSERIRTYNFPQGRVTDHRINLTLYRLDAVMEGDLDELIDALVLEHQADLLAALADD; translated from the coding sequence ATGAAGCAGAGCATTCGCGACAAGCTGGAACATCTTACCGGGCGTCTGGAAGAGCTCGATCGCGAGCTCTCGTCGGAGGATGGTGCGCGCGACATGAACGCGTTCCGTGATCTGTCGCGGGAACGTTCCGAAATCGAACCGGTGGTCGCGCTGTACCAGTCCTGTCGCCAGGCCGAAGCCGACTGCGCAACGGCGCGCGAGATGCTCGACGACCCCGAGATGCGTGAGCTGGGCCGAATGGAGCTGGAGTCGGGTGAGGCGCGCATTGCCGAACTCGAAGATGCACTCCAGCTTGCGCTGTTGCCGCGCGATCCGAATGATGAGCGCAACCTCTTTCTGGAGATCCGCGCCGGTACGGGCGGCGACGAGGCCGCGCTGTTTGCCGGCGATCTGCTGCGCATGTACACCCGCTTTGCCGAGCGCCAGCGCTGGAAGGTCGAGATCGTGTCGGCGAACGAATCCGATCTCGGTGGCTACCGCGAGGTCATTGCGCGGGTGGTGGGCAACGGTGCCTACTCGAAGCTGAAGTTCGAGTCGGGCGGGCACCGGGTACAGCGTATCCCGGTCACCGAGACCCAGGGCCGCATTCACACCTCGGCGTGTACGGTGGCGGTCATGCCGGAGGCGGACGAACTCGACGCCATCGAGATCAATCCTGCCGATCTGCGCATCGACACCTTCCGTGCCTCCGGCGCGGGCGGCCAGCACATCAACAAGACCGACTCCGCCGTGCGTATTACCCACGTACCCACCGGGCTGGTCGTGGAGTGTCAGGACGACCGGTCGCAGCACCGCAACAAGGCGCAGGCCATGGCGGTGCTGGCGGCGCGGCTCAATGATGCCCAGTTGCGCGCCCGTCAGGCCTCCGAGGCGGCAACCCGGAAAAGTCTGGTTGGCAGCGGTGACCGCTCAGAGCGCATCCGCACCTACAACTTTCCGCAGGGCCGGGTGACCGATCATCGCATCAACCTGACGCTCTACCGGCTCGATGCGGTCATGGAAGGCGATCTGGACGAGCTGATCGACGCGCTGGTGCTCGAGCACCAGGCAGATCTGCTTGCCGCGCTGGCGGACGATTGA
- a CDS encoding nucleotidyltransferase family protein yields the protein MTKPSAILDHLSGRTMSRMLEEVLLEPSRSLKLSLTEWDQLIASARSAQLLARLAWLMRTHELGPALPEVISDFLLAHEALADAQHEAVHLEAHEILRAVAKTDCPVIFLKGSAYVLSGQPVRHGRLLGDIDIMVPRNQIADVELMLKLSGWSNAHHSPYDQRYYRQWMHELPAMIHRTRGVVLDVHHTILPPTSRSQLNAGKLFSHARPLDGLHNAFVLSEIDSLIHCATHLFHEGEFEKGLRDLHDFHLLLEAAIESGLDESGLAERARELDLAWPLYLALRYNQRIFGTSVAARALELLHKSCTPSQARVRLLDSLYERALRAHHPRAQNTNSGFALWLLFVRSHWLRMPPHLLTYHLSRKAITRMMGSSSEGHG from the coding sequence TTGACCAAGCCATCAGCCATCTTGGATCACTTATCCGGTCGGACAATGAGCAGAATGCTTGAAGAAGTTCTACTGGAGCCCTCACGCAGCCTCAAGCTGAGTCTCACGGAATGGGACCAACTCATTGCCAGCGCCCGCTCTGCGCAATTGCTCGCGCGCCTGGCTTGGCTCATGCGAACACACGAACTTGGACCTGCACTCCCCGAGGTGATATCCGACTTTCTGCTCGCCCATGAGGCACTTGCAGACGCACAGCATGAAGCCGTTCACCTGGAAGCTCACGAAATTCTTCGAGCGGTAGCAAAGACAGACTGCCCCGTCATTTTCCTGAAAGGCAGTGCTTACGTCCTGTCCGGCCAGCCCGTCAGGCATGGACGCTTGCTCGGGGACATCGACATCATGGTTCCCCGCAACCAGATCGCTGATGTCGAACTGATGCTGAAGCTCAGCGGCTGGAGCAACGCACATCATTCGCCGTACGATCAGCGCTACTATCGCCAGTGGATGCACGAGCTTCCCGCGATGATCCACCGGACCCGTGGCGTCGTGCTCGACGTGCACCATACGATTCTGCCACCCACGTCTCGCTCACAGCTGAACGCCGGAAAGCTGTTCAGTCACGCCAGGCCTCTCGATGGGCTGCACAATGCATTCGTTCTGAGCGAGATCGACTCGCTCATACATTGCGCCACACACCTGTTTCACGAAGGCGAGTTCGAAAAAGGCCTCCGCGACCTTCACGACTTCCACCTACTTCTTGAAGCAGCAATAGAAAGTGGCCTTGACGAATCGGGACTCGCCGAGCGCGCCAGGGAACTTGATCTTGCCTGGCCGCTTTACCTCGCACTCCGATACAACCAGCGGATTTTTGGCACTTCAGTCGCGGCGCGTGCGTTGGAGTTGCTCCACAAGAGCTGCACGCCCTCGCAAGCGCGAGTGCGATTGCTGGACAGTCTCTACGAGCGCGCACTGCGTGCCCATCACCCCCGCGCCCAAAATACCAATTCGGGGTTTGCGCTGTGGTTGCTGTTCGTGCGGTCACACTGGTTGCGCATGCCGCCCCACCTTCTGACCTACCACCTGAGCCGCAAGGCGATCACGCGAATGATGGGCAGCAGCAGCGAAGGGCATGGCTGA